The following are from one region of the Gossypium hirsutum isolate 1008001.06 chromosome D03, Gossypium_hirsutum_v2.1, whole genome shotgun sequence genome:
- the LOC107907786 gene encoding anther-specific protein BCP1 produces the protein MACQDLVVVVALVFMVVVGAFAVELSPSPVPSKASSPSKSPSPSSPVSSPKSPSIKSSSQYSNGSFFSQSKFYEEAPKTSHPDAPKSSSSSSSPNPS, from the coding sequence atgGCATGCCAAGatcttgttgttgttgttgcacTTGTTTTCATGGTTGTTGTTGGGGCATTTGCTGTCGAATTGTCACCTTCACCAGTCCCTTCCAAGGCATCTTCACCTTCGAAGTCACCATCTCCTTCTTCTCCGGTTTCTTCCCCCAAGTCCCCCTCCATTAAGTCATCGTCACAATACTCCAATGGCTCATTTTTTTCACAATCAAAATTCTACGAAGAAGCACCCAAGACATCCCATCCTGATGCCCCAAAGAGCTCTTCAAGCTCCTCTTCCCCTAATCCTAGTTAA